GAACGCTCCCATATTCGGCATGACCATACCACTCAGGAATCGGCCAAAACGCTGCACACCTACCCGTAGCCCACCTTTGGAATTGGACGATTGGTCCAAATTACTCATTGTATTATCCTCCTTGGATCAAGTGATTATGACTTATGAAAGGGGTATCATTTCTCCCCTGCTGTAATCCTAAGCGAGAATGCTCTCCTGTTCAATGAAATGAAAGCGTACTTTCGTCATGAACAATGATGACAACATTAGGTTATGTAATCGTTTTAACCGATGCATAATGGCTGAACCCATTGGTACACAAGGCTTTTCCTGCCTATGACTTTTGTCATTTCCAAAATCATTTTCCAACCTATAGTTTGGTCCAAGCAGGTGATTTACATCCCCAATCAGCTTCAATCCGCATTCCAAACCATTCTTGAAAAGCACAAAAAACCTGTGCAAGCATCCGGCTCACACAGGTCGAAACAATATGAAGCTTATTACATTTTGTTATAAAATATAAGTTAATAAGTACAAGTTCGTTGATACTATTCTTCCGTATGTTTACGATACGCGTCTGCATTCATCAATGTAGACAATGCTGCTGTCAGATCTCCTTCAACACGGATCTCAATCATCCAGCCTTCCTCGTAAGGAGAACTGTTCACAAGTTCAGGTGAGTCCTGCAACGAATCATTCACTGCAATAATTGAACCGGTGACGGGAGAGAACAAATCCGAGACCGTTTTGACCGATTCGATCGTTCCAATGCTGTCTTCTGCTTTTACATTGGATTCAAGGTCAGGCAATTCCACAAACACAATGTCACCCAGCTGATGCTGCGCGAACTCGGTAATGCCAATACGTACAGTATCCTCCCCTACGGTTTGCACCCATTCGTGCTCTTCACTGTACAGGAAATCACGTTTCAATTCGCTCATCGATATCCGCCTCGCTTTTCATTAATGAGTGCATGCGTTCTTTGACCTTTAACCTTTTTCCCAGAACATAGCGTATGATATTTTTGAATCAAATGTCAAGATACCTTACAATTTATTTACTGAGCACCTTAAAATCCTGTAACCGGATTTCACTCTTTCTTCATATACTGGTAAAAAATCAAATAGTAAGCGCAGTCTTTATAAATACACGAACAATAATATTAAAACCAAATCAAACATTCGGTTTTTAATCATTATCTATGATATCGTTCTTGACATCGGCAGTGGATTCACGTTTTAATGAGAGGAGTAAATGTGTTTATTGGACTATGTTATACCCGCGGATGAATGTAAAGGGAGAGATTACCCGTGACACCCGATTCGGGATGTACATGAGGTAACGCCGAAGGAGTAAACCACCGATAAGCGGGGGTGAATCTCTCAGGCAAAAGGACTTTTACGGGACGCAACTCTGGAGAGCATCTATTCGCCCTGAGCGGGCGTTATGATCACCCAAGGGGAAACCTGCTGCACAACTCAGCGGGGTAACTCTCAGGTACAAGGGACAGAGCCTTAGAATACAGCGTGCTACTTGGCATGCCGATTCTTTGGCCTGTCCTTTTCCTTTTTCCCAAAAAACGAAAAACAGGATTCAGATCGGCGCTGTCATAGCTGCCTTACCATACTTATCTACGAAAGATCTCTAGCTGAAAAATTTAAAAATACCCTGGTTCATTGATCCACGATTGTATATCCGGCCGGTTGACGGCTCATGACGAGGTGATTTGATGTCCAATTTGCTAAGAACACCACTCTTCCCCCTATATCAGCAATATGAAGGCGTACGGTGCATTGATTTTGGAGGCTGGGAGCTTCCGGTGCAATTTAGCGGAATCCAGAAAGAACATGAAGCGGTACGTGAGCGTGCTGGACTGTTTGATGTATCCCATATGGGCGAATTCACGGTACAGGGTGAGCAGGCTGAAGCTTTTTTGCAACAAATGACCACCAATGATGTAACCACGCTGGTCCCCGGTCAAGCCCAGTACACCTTGATGTGTTATCCAGATGGCGGTGTGGTCGATGACCTGCTCGTGTATAAGCTGGAAGATCAGCATTATATGCTCGTCGTTAACGCCTCCAATATCGACAAGGATTGGGCGTGGCTGCAAGAGCACTTGATCCCTGGCGTGAGCATGACCAACGATTCGGAGCAGACAGCGCTACTCGCCCTGCAAGGTCCACTGGCTGTAGATATTATCGGAAAAGTTACAGATACAGATGTATCGGCGATTGAACCGTTTCGTTTTGTGCAGGATGCCGAAGTCTGTGGAGCAAAATTGCTGTTGTCCCGTACCGGTTATACCGGCGAAGATGGCTTTGAACTATATGTTCCTGCAGATCAGGCCGCTGTGGTCTGGAATGGATTAATGCAAGCTGGTGAAGGTCACGGACTGGTGCCAACCGGACTTGGTGCCCGAGATACATTGCGCTTTGAAGCAAAGCTTCCCCTATACGGACAGGAATTGTCGGCAACCATCTCTCCACTCGAAGCTGGTGTTGGCATGTTTGTGAAGCTGAATGCCGGACCTTTTATCGGACATGAAGCCTTGTTACAGCAAAAAAATGACGGGCCTGCCCGCAAGCTGGTTGGCATCGAAGTCCTGGAACGCGGTATCCCTCGCCCCCACTATCCGATTTACGCCGAAGGCGTACAGATTGGCGAAGTGACAACAGGCACGCAATCACCTACATTGAAGCGTAATCTGGGGCTTGCCCTTATCGACAGCAAATACACTGCGCTCGGAACCCCGCTTGAGATTGAGATCCGAGGTAAGAAACTGAAAGCCGAGGTCGTAAAGACCCCTTTTCATAAACGGACACGAACGTCAAAGACACCTACTCAAGGAGCTGATCAAGCATGAGCAAGCACCGTTACATTCCCATGACCGAGCAGGATCAGAGCGCCATGCTCGCAACCATCGGTGTGGATTCGCTGGAGGAACTGTTCCAGGACATTCCCAAAGAGATTCGTTATCAGGGCGAGCTGCCCGTATCCTCGAAACTTGATGAATATGCACTGACACGTCACATGTCCAAGCAAGCTGGTGCCAACGCCAATTTCGAAACACACGCCAGCTTCCTCGGCGCAGGCATATACGATCATCATGTTCCTTCCGTCATCAATCACGTCATTTCCCGTTCCGAGTTCTACACTGCCTACACACCTTATCAGCCTGAGATCAGCCAAGGTGAACTACAGGCCATTTTCGAATTCCAGTCCTACATCTGTGAATTAACCGGTATGGCTGTGGCCAATGCCAGCATGTATGACGGAGCAACAGCCTTTGCAGAAGCAGGGAATCTGGTCGCAGCGGCAACTCGTCGCAAACAGCTCATCGTATCCCGCACCGTTCATCCGGAAGCCCGTCAGGTACTGCAGGCATATGCGCACGGACTCCGTCTGGAGATTGTCGAGATCGGATATAAGGATGGAGTCACGGACTGGGATGCCCTGCAAGCCGCCATATCGGACGATACCGCTGCTGTCATGATTCAGAGTCCAAACTTCTTTGGTGCCGTGGAAAATGTAAAGCAAGCTGCCGACCTCGTGCATGCGCACAAAGGCCTGCTCGTCGTAAGTGCTAACCCGCTATCGCTGGGTCTGCTGGAAGCCCCAGGCAAGCTGGGTGCCGACATCGTCGTTGGCGATGCGCAGCCCCTCGGTATTGCCGCTTCACTCGGCGGTCCGACATGCGGATATTTCGCCGTATCCCAGCCTCATATGCGCCGAATTCCTGGCCGAATTGTAGGCCAGACAACGGACCGCAACGGCAAGCGTGGATTTGTACTCACACTGCAAGCGCGTGAACAGCACATCCGCCGCGAAAAAGCGACATCCAACATCTGTTCCAACCAGGCTTTGCTTGCGCTCAGCGCATCTGTATATATGTCCATCATGGGTAAACAAGGAATGATCGATGTCGCGGATCTGAATCTGCAAAAGAGTCATTACACCCTGAGTACATTAACTGCGATTTCCGGTGTTAGCCTGACGTTTAATGCACCAACATTTAATGAATTTGTGATTAAGCTTCCTGAAGGAACAGACGTGGATGCTCTTCAGTTGAAACTGCTGGATGCGGGCTTTATTGGTGGCTATGAACTCGGACGTGATTACCCGGAGCTTGCCGGACATATGTTGATCGCTGTAACTGAACGACGAAGCAAAGAAGAGATCGACGAATTCGCACGAGCATTGGAGGGATCGCTGTGACTCAGGAAACGACAACAACGACAACATCGGTACAAGGACAAGGACAATCGGAAACGGGTGCCTCTGTCTCCACTCCGGCTCAATCTGAGACAGCTACAACATTCAGCGCACAGACCTTATCTCCTGCTCCGGAACAATCATTGATCTTTGAACTCAGCAGCCCTGGACGTGTCGCTTATTCTCTGCCAGAATGTGACGTTCCTCGTCAGGCTGCCGACACGTTGATTCCCCGGGAAATGCTCCGTTCGGAAGCAGCCGCACTACCGGAAGTGTTCGAGGTAGATGTTATCAGGCACTATACCGCGCTGTCCCGCCGCAACTTCGGCGTTGATAACGGATTTTATCCACTGGGCTCTTGTACAATGAAATACAATCCCAAGATTAATGAGGATGTTGCACGTTATAATGGTTTTGCCAAAATCCATCCGTACCAGCATGAATCCAGCATTCAAGGTGCACTTGAACTGTTGTATACGTTGCAAAATGACCTTGCGGGGCTGACAGGTATGGACGCTGTGACCTTACAACCAGCCGCTGGTGCCCATGGAGAATGGACTGGACTTATGATGATTCGTGCCTACCACGAAGGTCGTGGTGAACAGCGTACCAAAGTCATCGTGCCCGATTCTTCTCACGGCACCAACCCGGCAAGTGCAACCGTTGCAGGATTTGAGACCGTGACGATTCCATCCCGCGCAGACGGACTGGTTGATCTGGACGCACTCCGTGCAGCCGTTGGCTCGGATACAGCAGCATTGATGCTGACGAACCCGAATACACTTGGTTTGTTCGAGAAAGACATTCAGGAGATTGCATCCATCGTACATCAGGCTGGTGGCTTGCTGTACTACGATGGCGCGAACTCCAATGCCATTATGGGCATTACCCGTCCGGGTGATATGGGCTTTGATGTGGTGCATCTGAACTTGCACAAAACGATGAGCACGCCTCATGGCGGCGGTGGACCTGGTGCCGGACCCGTCGGGGTGAAGAGCCGTCTGATCCCGTTCCTGCCTAAACCGATGGTGATCAAAAATGATGATGGTGTGTATTCACTGGACCGTGAAGGAGATCAATCCATTGGTCGGGTCAAAGCTTATTATGGCAACTTCGGTATTTTGGTACGTGCCTATGCCTACATTCGCACCTATGGACCGGAAGGCTTGCGCCGTGTATCTGAGTGTGCGGTACTGAATGCCAACTATATGATGGCCCGTCTCGCACCTTACTACGAGATTCCGTATCCAGGGGTATGCAAACATGAATTCGTCATGTCTGGTCGGGGATTGAAACAATATGGTGTGCGTACACTGGATGTTGCCAAACGATTACTTGATTTTGGATATCACCCGCCAACGGTGTACTTCCCGCTCAACGTTGAGGAATGCATCATGATCGAGCCGACGGAAACCGAAAGTAAAGAAACACTGGATGGGTTTATTGATACGATGATACGGATTGCCAAAGAAGCGGAAGAGACGCCAGAATTGGTACTCAACGCACCTTACGGAACACCGGTCACTCGTCTTGATGA
The window above is part of the Paenibacillus sp. 1781tsa1 genome. Proteins encoded here:
- the gcvT gene encoding glycine cleavage system aminomethyltransferase GcvT, producing MSNLLRTPLFPLYQQYEGVRCIDFGGWELPVQFSGIQKEHEAVRERAGLFDVSHMGEFTVQGEQAEAFLQQMTTNDVTTLVPGQAQYTLMCYPDGGVVDDLLVYKLEDQHYMLVVNASNIDKDWAWLQEHLIPGVSMTNDSEQTALLALQGPLAVDIIGKVTDTDVSAIEPFRFVQDAEVCGAKLLLSRTGYTGEDGFELYVPADQAAVVWNGLMQAGEGHGLVPTGLGARDTLRFEAKLPLYGQELSATISPLEAGVGMFVKLNAGPFIGHEALLQQKNDGPARKLVGIEVLERGIPRPHYPIYAEGVQIGEVTTGTQSPTLKRNLGLALIDSKYTALGTPLEIEIRGKKLKAEVVKTPFHKRTRTSKTPTQGADQA
- the gcvPA gene encoding aminomethyl-transferring glycine dehydrogenase subunit GcvPA, with the translated sequence MSKHRYIPMTEQDQSAMLATIGVDSLEELFQDIPKEIRYQGELPVSSKLDEYALTRHMSKQAGANANFETHASFLGAGIYDHHVPSVINHVISRSEFYTAYTPYQPEISQGELQAIFEFQSYICELTGMAVANASMYDGATAFAEAGNLVAAATRRKQLIVSRTVHPEARQVLQAYAHGLRLEIVEIGYKDGVTDWDALQAAISDDTAAVMIQSPNFFGAVENVKQAADLVHAHKGLLVVSANPLSLGLLEAPGKLGADIVVGDAQPLGIAASLGGPTCGYFAVSQPHMRRIPGRIVGQTTDRNGKRGFVLTLQAREQHIRREKATSNICSNQALLALSASVYMSIMGKQGMIDVADLNLQKSHYTLSTLTAISGVSLTFNAPTFNEFVIKLPEGTDVDALQLKLLDAGFIGGYELGRDYPELAGHMLIAVTERRSKEEIDEFARALEGSL
- the gcvPB gene encoding aminomethyl-transferring glycine dehydrogenase subunit GcvPB: MIFELSSPGRVAYSLPECDVPRQAADTLIPREMLRSEAAALPEVFEVDVIRHYTALSRRNFGVDNGFYPLGSCTMKYNPKINEDVARYNGFAKIHPYQHESSIQGALELLYTLQNDLAGLTGMDAVTLQPAAGAHGEWTGLMMIRAYHEGRGEQRTKVIVPDSSHGTNPASATVAGFETVTIPSRADGLVDLDALRAAVGSDTAALMLTNPNTLGLFEKDIQEIASIVHQAGGLLYYDGANSNAIMGITRPGDMGFDVVHLNLHKTMSTPHGGGGPGAGPVGVKSRLIPFLPKPMVIKNDDGVYSLDREGDQSIGRVKAYYGNFGILVRAYAYIRTYGPEGLRRVSECAVLNANYMMARLAPYYEIPYPGVCKHEFVMSGRGLKQYGVRTLDVAKRLLDFGYHPPTVYFPLNVEECIMIEPTETESKETLDGFIDTMIRIAKEAEETPELVLNAPYGTPVTRLDETTAARKPVLNCACN
- the gcvH gene encoding glycine cleavage system protein GcvH; this encodes MSELKRDFLYSEEHEWVQTVGEDTVRIGITEFAQHQLGDIVFVELPDLESNVKAEDSIGTIESVKTVSDLFSPVTGSIIAVNDSLQDSPELVNSSPYEEGWMIEIRVEGDLTAALSTLMNADAYRKHTEE